One genomic region from Acidobacteriota bacterium encodes:
- the hisIE gene encoding bifunctional phosphoribosyl-AMP cyclohydrolase/phosphoribosyl-ATP diphosphatase HisIE, with protein MSTSQAEEILSRMKFDANGLIPAIVQDASTRQILTVAYMNRETAKLSLTRGETYFWSRSRQEIWHKGETSGNTQKIAEMHLDCDGDALVVLVHPRGPACHTGAETCFHHRLVSEVPGGETPLGRFPETVDRLIKTIKDRRKHRPEGSYTSYLFTQGRDKILKKIGEESAETIIAAKNRSRKELTAESADLFYHLLVLLANEEVEFEEVLGELDRRSGKGPAAPPERK; from the coding sequence ATGTCAACAAGCCAAGCCGAGGAGATACTCTCCCGGATGAAATTCGATGCCAACGGCCTGATCCCGGCCATCGTGCAGGATGCCTCTACCCGGCAGATCCTGACGGTGGCCTACATGAATCGCGAAACGGCCAAGCTGTCGCTGACCCGAGGCGAGACCTACTTCTGGAGTCGCAGCCGCCAGGAGATCTGGCACAAGGGCGAGACCTCCGGAAACACCCAGAAGATCGCCGAGATGCATCTGGACTGCGATGGGGATGCGCTGGTGGTGTTGGTTCACCCCAGGGGCCCGGCCTGCCACACCGGGGCGGAGACCTGCTTTCACCACCGGCTCGTTTCCGAGGTCCCGGGTGGTGAAACGCCGCTTGGCCGGTTCCCGGAAACGGTGGACCGGCTGATAAAGACGATCAAGGACCGCCGCAAGCACCGTCCCGAAGGGTCCTACACCAGCTATCTCTTTACCCAGGGTCGGGACAAGATTCTCAAGAAGATCGGCGAGGAGTCGGCCGAGACCATCATCGCAGCCAAGAACCGGTCCAGGAAGGAGTTGACCGCGGAGAGCGCCGACCTTTTCTATCATCTGCTGGTGCTGCTGGCCAACGAGGAGGTCGAGTTCGAAGAGGTGCTGGGCGAACTCGACAGAAGATCCGGAAAAGGGCCGGC